The nucleotide sequence caaaACGCGTGCGATAGGTGATTGCGGCTTGGCGCGGTGGCGTTCAGTCGTCTCCAGCAACCCATCGTGAACTTGCTGGGGCGGCGTCGCGGGAGATGTCACCATGCGACCATTGCTGTAGccgtctctctgcctgtggTGGTTCGCCTCgccagtggtggtgagggtACTCGAAGCCTCGCTGTACTCGGCGCCGAAGAAGAGCCCgcagaggcggagcaggTCGTCCAGTTCGATGTAGTCAAACCGGAGATGTGTGGTGAGCCGCCCAGGTCGAAGCAGTGCCGGGTCGAGTTGCTCCGGGTGATCGGCAATCATCACAACGATCCGCTCCGGGTCTTCCACGGCGCCATCTAGGACATTcagcaaggaggagaggtTGAGCTTGTCTATCTTGTTTTCCTGGCACCGAAGCAGCCTTTCCCAGCCAACCGCTTTTAACGCCGACGTTGGCGGCAGGACTCGTGCCACCTTTCGGGTGGCCACTTCCACCGTATCCAGAGCCTTCACTTGGGGGCTGCCATTCTGCAACGCTAAGACCGCAGCGTCGACCGTTTTCGCGTCGCCACCATTCTCAGCCGCCCGTTGCGAGCTACGAGTCGTCAGCCCACGCGAccgacgcacgcgcaccacaTGCTCGCTTCCTCGAGTCCGTACAAGGTCGTCGCTGGTGTCGACGTCCTCGATGAGGAAGATGACCTTCTTGCTGTTCAGCAGCGCCCactcctctgcgctgtcCGTCAGCACGGAGTGAAAGTAAAAGATGCTGAAGAGCTGGTCGCTCCGCGTGAATCTAGAGAGGGGGATGCGAACAATGTGGCGGCGGGTGTGGTAGGCGAGAGCACGCACGAAGGAGCGCTTGCCTGTGCCGCGGGGGCCGTACAACAGGAATCCCAGCTTGTGGGGGAATCCCGGAATGGCGTAGCGTCCCTTTTTCTCCAAGAAGTGCGCGAGCAACGCCTTGACGTGGCTACGCTGTGGAAAGAAGACGGTGTCCAGCGTCGGTCCAAGCGGAAGCGGTACGCTCTGCACCAAGACCTTTTCGTTAGCCGCCGTCGTGCGATACATGCGCAGGGTGTAGTTCTCCTGGTCGGAATAGCCGTTAGCAAAGTAGAAACTCAGCGCGTCCTCGACAAagtgccgcagcgcggcgtctgccgctgcgccactgcccGGGGAATCGCGcttgcgcacgcgcagaaaCACACTTCGGCGTGCCACAGGTTCACAATTTTTCTCGCGCAGCGTTGACATCCACGTACACACCTCCACTCCATCTTGATGGGTCGGTATCCAGAAGGGGTAAATGGGGAGCTTAACCGGCAGCATCAACGCCTCCTTTTCCCGAAACGGGAACGTCGACTCTTCACTATCGCAGTATTTTTCACCTTCGCTAGGATTGGAGAAAAGGGACAGCAGGTTGACCATAAACGACTTGTTTCGCAGCTCAGCTGCAGTGAGAGGTCTGTCCCGCCAGAGCTTCTGCGTCATGTACACCAGCAGTGCTGTACACATGTGGTGCTCCGGCAGGAACGGACTGTAGTAAGCCGAGTCGATAAGGTCGTGTAGTTTCCAGTACACGTAGGCGTGCTCCGTGGGGACATTGCTG is from Leishmania panamensis strain MHOM/PA/94/PSC-1 chromosome 35 sequence and encodes:
- a CDS encoding a44l protein-like protein (TriTrypDB/GeneDB-style sysID: LpmP.35.6010), giving the protein MLPQRVADIPSSTLTSSLESSRLFTLLRAFEARVVTLEAVFYRLLTNYTPFPFEVTVIVVVFGYIAIRQIALWYISNVPTEHAYVYWKLHDLIDSAYYSPFLPEHHMCTALLVYMTQKLWRDRPLTAAELRNKSFMVNLLSLFSNPSEGEKYCDSEESTFPFREKEALMLPVKLPIYPFWIPTHQDGVEVCTWMSTLREKNCEPVARRSVFLRVRKRDSPGSGAAADAALRHFVEDALSFYFANGYSDQENYTLRMYRTTAANEKVLVQSVPLPLGPTLDTVFFPQRSHVKALLAHFLEKKGRYAIPGFPHKLGFLLYGPRGTGKRSFVRALAYHTRRHIVRIPLSRFTRSDQLFSIFYFHSVLTDSAEEWALLNSKKVIFLIEDVDTSDDLVRTRGSEHVVRVRRSRGLTTRSSQRAAENGGDAKTVDAAVLALQNGSPQVKALDTVEVATRKVARVLPPTSALKAVGWERLLRCQENKIDKLNLSSLLNVLDGAVEDPERIVVMIADHPEQLDPALLRPGRLTTHLRFDYIELDDLLRLCGLFFGAEYSEASSTLTTTGEANHHRQRDGYSNGRMVTSPATPPQQVHDGLLETTERHRAKPQSPIARVLKEKTNDAGLLQRQGLGFSASMTDAKIKERVLRQLSLKQATQVCSCISTLEEEASSQAPQARENTAYNFLITPAHVHHLCMHAANLNGFLDALSAYIRNGSGCDTCNRGDAN